In one Polaribacter sp. ALD11 genomic region, the following are encoded:
- a CDS encoding BCCT family transporter yields MAKKIIRSDEKKSIFGLEVNGPVFFTSAITIIIIITLTLMFKDKAEQQFTAIQNFVANKAGWFFILSVNVFLIFMIYLAFSKFGQLRIGGQTAKPEFKTLSWFAMLFSAGMGIGLLFWSISEPIYHFLSPPMAVGETAEAAKEAMKFTFLHWGLHAWAVYALVGLSLAYFTYSRGLPLTIRSVFYPFLGDKIYGKIGDAIDIFAVLATLFGLATSLGMGVQQIAAGLNHLFGIDSGVLTQIILIGGITLIATISVVLGVDKGVRVLSEWNMRVAVLFLLIVLVLGPTIFIFKSFVQNTGNYLSSLIEISTWTESYTGSNWQNTWTIFYWGWWIAWSPFVGMFIARISKGRTIREFILGVLLVPSIVTFLWISAFGSTAINEAILGNDAIVNAVNDNVATALFVFLEDYPFAFILNIIAIILIAGFFVTSSDSGSLVVDSLTTGGKIDAPVGQRIFWAITEGGVAAVLLIGGGLQALQTATIVTGLPFAIILIVMCFSLYKGLSEDLRKLKKRESQKELENYEEIVSTIVKKRNINKENNTK; encoded by the coding sequence ATGGCCAAGAAAATTATAAGAAGTGATGAAAAAAAATCCATTTTTGGACTGGAAGTGAACGGGCCTGTTTTTTTCACCTCTGCAATTACTATCATTATCATTATAACATTAACCTTGATGTTTAAAGACAAGGCTGAACAACAATTTACAGCAATTCAAAATTTTGTAGCAAATAAGGCAGGTTGGTTTTTTATATTAAGCGTAAATGTATTTCTAATATTTATGATTTATTTGGCCTTTAGTAAATTTGGTCAGTTAAGGATAGGAGGACAAACTGCAAAACCTGAATTTAAAACCCTCTCTTGGTTTGCGATGCTATTTAGCGCAGGAATGGGAATTGGGTTGTTGTTTTGGAGCATTTCAGAACCTATTTATCATTTTTTAAGTCCACCGATGGCAGTAGGCGAAACTGCTGAAGCTGCTAAAGAAGCTATGAAATTTACATTTCTGCACTGGGGTTTGCATGCTTGGGCAGTATATGCACTAGTAGGGTTGTCTTTGGCGTATTTTACATATTCACGTGGACTCCCACTTACTATCAGATCTGTTTTTTATCCTTTTTTAGGAGATAAAATTTATGGGAAAATTGGAGATGCTATAGATATCTTTGCTGTACTAGCCACTTTATTTGGTCTAGCAACCTCCTTAGGTATGGGAGTGCAACAAATTGCTGCAGGATTAAATCACCTCTTTGGAATAGATAGCGGTGTATTAACTCAAATTATTTTAATTGGAGGAATCACCTTAATTGCTACTATTTCAGTAGTTTTAGGAGTTGATAAAGGAGTGAGAGTTTTGAGTGAATGGAATATGAGAGTAGCGGTGCTGTTTCTATTGATAGTTCTTGTATTAGGACCAACGATTTTTATCTTTAAATCTTTTGTACAAAATACAGGGAATTACTTATCTAGTTTAATTGAAATTTCAACCTGGACAGAAAGTTACACGGGTTCCAATTGGCAAAATACCTGGACCATATTTTATTGGGGTTGGTGGATTGCGTGGTCTCCCTTTGTTGGAATGTTTATTGCTCGTATATCCAAAGGACGTACTATACGAGAGTTTATCTTGGGTGTTTTATTAGTGCCTTCTATTGTTACTTTTTTATGGATTTCAGCTTTTGGAAGTACTGCAATAAATGAAGCGATTCTAGGAAATGATGCTATTGTAAATGCCGTGAATGATAATGTTGCCACTGCATTGTTTGTGTTTTTAGAAGATTATCCTTTTGCATTTATTCTTAATATTATTGCTATAATTTTAATTGCAGGATTCTTTGTTACTTCTTCAGATTCTGGGTCTTTGGTAGTTGATAGTTTAACCACTGGAGGTAAAATAGATGCTCCTGTGGGACAAAGAATATTTTGGGCAATTACAGAAGGAGGTGTTGCTGCTGTTCTTTTAATAGGTGGTGGGTTACAGGCACTTCAAACAGCAACTATTGTAACAGGTTTGCCCTTTGCTATAATTTTAATAGTCATGTGCTTTTCACTTTACAAAGGTTTAAGCGAAGATCTACGGAAACTAAAGAAACGAGAGTCTCAAAAAGAATTAGAAAATTATGAGGAAATAGTTTCTACCATCGTTAAAAAACGAAATATAAATAAGGAAAACAATACTAAATAA
- a CDS encoding universal stress protein has translation MTEIKNILVALDLSDIDNTLIEYASFIAESLKVEKVYFVHNIKKYEISELFEEQLKDINLDEIIGDELNEKITEKFTSSVSWEVLISEDPYSESLINYIVDKYVIHLALIGNKNKSRGTGVVSGKLLRLLKCNILSIPKDTTPAITSIWVGTDFSNASRKVFKVAEKLQKTTTAKVKAMHVYNVPLQFSPYIPKEHLDSKIENHLKEKYEKFIKKIAFNGELTSEIILGRDIGIAEKLISKAEASGVDLIIVGDKGRNTFSSLLIGSVTEELFNQDMEVPLWIVK, from the coding sequence ATGACTGAAATAAAAAACATATTGGTTGCTTTAGACCTTTCTGATATTGACAATACCTTAATTGAGTATGCGTCCTTTATTGCCGAATCTCTTAAGGTTGAAAAGGTGTACTTTGTACATAACATTAAAAAATATGAAATCTCAGAATTATTTGAAGAACAATTAAAGGATATTAATCTTGACGAAATAATTGGAGATGAGTTGAATGAAAAGATAACAGAAAAATTCACATCTTCAGTATCATGGGAAGTACTTATCTCAGAAGATCCTTATTCTGAATCTCTTATTAATTATATCGTTGATAAATATGTAATTCACCTCGCTTTAATTGGAAATAAAAATAAATCTAGAGGTACTGGAGTGGTTAGCGGAAAGTTATTACGTCTACTCAAATGCAATATTCTATCCATCCCAAAAGACACTACACCTGCGATTACTAGTATTTGGGTAGGAACAGATTTTTCTAATGCTTCTAGAAAGGTTTTTAAAGTAGCTGAAAAATTACAAAAAACGACTACCGCGAAGGTAAAGGCAATGCATGTATACAATGTACCGTTACAATTCTCTCCTTATATTCCAAAAGAACATCTCGACTCGAAGATAGAGAATCATTTGAAGGAAAAATACGAGAAGTTTATAAAAAAGATTGCATTTAATGGAGAATTAACTTCAGAAATTATTTTAGGCAGAGACATTGGTATTGCAGAAAAATTAATATCGAAAGCAGAAGCCTCTGGGGTAGATCTTATTATTGTTGGAGATAAAGGGAGAAACACTTTTTCTTCCTTACTTATAGGAAGCGTTACTGAAGAGCTTTTCAATCAGGACATGGAAGTACCTTTATGGATTGTAAAATAA
- a CDS encoding DUF1801 domain-containing protein encodes MIRETDLYYLKKEEPNKSCLITLRKIIIRQDDNISETRKWGMPCFCYKEKVLCYLWTDKKTDEPYLLMVEGKYLKYIELEEGGRSRMKILRVNPNKDLPIHFIKLVLNEALDLYRNGTIKTK; translated from the coding sequence ATGATTCGAGAAACTGATCTTTATTATTTAAAAAAGGAAGAACCTAATAAAAGCTGCCTAATTACTTTAAGAAAAATTATTATTAGACAAGATGATAATATTTCGGAAACAAGAAAATGGGGAATGCCTTGTTTTTGTTATAAGGAAAAAGTACTCTGCTATCTTTGGACTGATAAAAAAACAGATGAACCTTATCTCTTAATGGTTGAAGGAAAATATTTAAAATATATAGAGTTAGAAGAAGGAGGCCGTTCTCGAATGAAAATTCTTAGAGTAAACCCAAATAAAGACTTACCAATTCATTTTATTAAATTGGTATTAAATGAGGCATTAGATTTGTATAGAAATGGAACTATAAAAACTAAATAA
- a CDS encoding GyrI-like domain-containing protein — protein sequence MNRVTVKSFKVIGISIRTTNENEQAAIDIAALWNKFVSEGILEKIPNKVDNTIYSIYTEYESDFTKPYTTVLGCKVKNLNEIPNGMIGKSFKGGNYSKFSTKGDLTKGLIINKWMEIWKMDLERVYTADFEVFGEKAQNPNDAEIDILIAVK from the coding sequence ATGAACAGAGTAACCGTTAAATCATTTAAAGTAATTGGTATTTCAATAAGAACTACTAATGAAAACGAACAAGCAGCAATAGACATTGCAGCGTTGTGGAATAAGTTTGTCTCGGAAGGCATTCTTGAAAAAATTCCTAATAAAGTTGATAATACTATTTATTCAATTTATACAGAATATGAAAGTGATTTCACAAAACCATACACAACGGTTTTAGGCTGTAAAGTTAAAAACCTAAATGAAATACCCAACGGAATGATTGGTAAGTCTTTTAAAGGAGGAAATTATAGTAAATTTTCTACTAAAGGAGATTTAACAAAAGGATTAATCATTAATAAATGGATGGAAATATGGAAAATGGATTTAGAGCGAGTTTATACGGCAGATTTTGAGGTTTTTGGAGAGAAAGCGCAAAACCCGAATGATGCAGAAATTGATATTTTAATTGCTGTAAAATAA
- a CDS encoding YafY family protein, translated as MDKKPRLSRLTAILTQLQSKRILTAREIAEKHSVSIRTIYRDIRTLENSGIPIITEEGKGYSLMEGFNLPPVMFTEKEANALITAEQLVLKNKDKSFAIEYQNAVAKIKSTLQHSQKEKVEFLSEKIHFRNNTDNQKTSNYLMIIQSAISDFNLIEIEYKSLQGESTKRTIEPFALYSTQENWLLIAVCKLRNDFRAFRLDHIHKLIVQNQHFEPQKISLREYFEICREKYLTPPDTPLS; from the coding sequence ATGGACAAAAAACCACGACTTTCGAGACTAACCGCTATTCTAACCCAATTGCAATCAAAACGAATATTGACGGCACGAGAAATTGCTGAAAAACATAGTGTAAGTATTCGAACAATATATCGAGACATTAGAACCCTTGAAAACTCTGGTATTCCAATAATTACCGAAGAAGGAAAAGGATATTCCTTAATGGAGGGTTTTAATCTTCCACCAGTTATGTTTACAGAAAAAGAAGCAAATGCTTTAATTACAGCAGAACAACTTGTACTAAAAAATAAAGACAAATCTTTCGCAATAGAATACCAAAATGCAGTAGCTAAAATAAAATCAACTTTACAACATTCACAAAAAGAAAAAGTTGAATTCTTATCTGAAAAAATACATTTTAGAAATAACACAGACAATCAGAAAACTAGTAATTATTTAATGATTATTCAATCTGCTATTTCAGATTTTAATCTTATTGAAATTGAATATAAATCTTTACAAGGAGAAAGTACTAAACGAACCATAGAGCCTTTCGCTTTATACAGTACTCAGGAAAACTGGCTTTTGATTGCTGTATGTAAGCTAAGAAATGATTTTAGGGCTTTTCGTTTAGACCATATTCATAAATTAATTGTTCAAAATCAACATTTTGAACCTCAAAAAATATCCCTTCGAGAGTATTTTGAAATTTGTAGAGAAAAATACTTAACACCCCCTGACACACCTTTGTCATAA